From the Triticum urartu cultivar G1812 chromosome 4, Tu2.1, whole genome shotgun sequence genome, the window aagtcggtgatattgggttcattaacacatatctcatagatgcaactcaggttaaacttcatgccgctgctaccgaggccaacttgctacggtcgttcgtaataaatcaaaacaaagatataatactctttccttacaacttcaggtgagtgttactgtcttgtgcgtattcggtttcccttatatattagtcaaggttatagtaatgtaattcatgagttatgcatgtgtgtgcagtttccactatattctcctagagattaagcttgagcagggagtagtaaccgtcttggactctaaacgaaaagatcccaaggagtatgcggacatgactgaaatcctcaagaagtaagttaaatcgatcattatccaccatatcagcaactttgttcatttcctgatatcaagtaattgttttctttgtccggcagggtttggagaaaattcaccaaaacagttccgggactgccgaaggagctggaatttagacacccgaaagtaagtactatagtagcatgttccgcgcatctcctagtgattcaagcgctagttttaTCAATACCATTTaccattcttgcttatcagtttgattgacctctatttcttgtaaagtggttgtggcaggaacaagggaatgatttctgtggatactacatctgcgagtccatccgccacatgacctgtgagcggagcgggtactctaacgaacaatatgaagtacgtaaataacaacaatcacaattttattttattaccatcatttgtgttgagtttcattcatttatatatatatatgtatcgacccccttcttcaaattagatgtttcagaagcgggatgaactcctagcaccagctcgcatgcgagcaattcaagaggaattggcggcattctttcttgaccacgtgatccctgaagacggagaattatatgtggaccctgagtccgtatgattatatttgtaagagataattattgtatatatgtagccggtagtgtcagatagatatacgagaacttgttgttcgaccaatctctcggagaaggagaggtggtcgatatcacttctctctgtatatatgcatatatgttcatgacgatcttctgtttccttcgtttgcttactagctagctagcgtgtctagtcctctctatatacgcatgtatagtacgtagcgtcgaccaagcacggacataacagaggacacttctctctattaattataactagctaacacaatatatgaaacacctaaattaaccccccaaaacctccaacaccccccccccccctaaaaaaaaaacaaaacccccagccacagaagtgttgacgcgtggatgcctattggtcccggttggtgccaccaaccgggaccaaagggtctcctgactgggctctgcgcactgcccacgtggagggcctttagtcccggttttaaattgaaccgggactaaaggggggaggtattagtaccgacactttagtcccggttccggaactgggactaaaggcccttacgaaccgggactataggccctttttctaccagtgcatAGACCTTCGTATGTGTGCTAATTGAGACCTTGAATTTTATTTAAAATATATCCAGATGCAGGCTCGATGTTGTAGTAAATTATTGTATGGATAAGATGTGCACGTCTAGTAATCCGTGATATGGATATGATATACACATGTCATTGCCGACATTTACATCTATTGACTTaaattattgaaactgaaacTTTGAACCTATTATAGATAAGTTCAACCCTTGGCAAAGTATGGAAGCCAAAACTTGACGAATTTGGGTTATGAAATATTCCAGTTGGATGTAAGTAACTCACATGGACATGGGAGATTACGAAATGTGGGAAGCAAGATGATAATGGCACATGGCCAAAGTAGGTAAGATCTGTTGTTTGTAACTCACTGTTGGTCATGATTACCTGCTTTAATTTTCCCGCTTTCAATTCACCATAATAACAAACCATTAGTGTGAATCAATCTGTGCTTGGATGGTTAGGAGTATAGTCGTATCCCTAGCATTTTTCAggatttatttcagaattttcgGTGATGTGCGTTCTGTGGAAGGAGACGTTCCTGTCGACTACGAGACGTCTATGATGACTTCGTCAATCTCAATATGATATCTTGGCTTAGTATTTCAACGGTGCTCATAGGGACAGGTATGCGTGTGTGTTCATAGGGATAAGTGTATGCGCGTGCATCTGTATCGTGTTCTCGGAAAATAAACAACAAACCATTAGTGAACGTCATATCCGTTGCAAGTAGATGGCTTGTTGGCCTTTTTTGTTTTCCTTCTTCCTTTTTATCATCTTGAAGTCACAGCCAAGTTTCTCACCATTGGGTTTCCCCTGGCGGTAGAGTGTGATGTGGAATCAGGAGACGCACTCATAATGGAGATTAATAAATGGGTGGGGAAGGGGGCTCGTGATTTTAACTGTTTATTAATAGTTGACACGCATCAACTAGCAGTGGCTATGAGGCCTGGCTATGACGGCACGAGGGATGCTGTCGTGTGACTCGTGTCGGTGTGGAGTGACAGTGATCAGTTTTGCGACAACATGAGTGTCTTCCTGACAGCCATGACCGTGTTCTTAGGTGAAAGATGTCCCATCATTTTGCTAGCGCCTTTGGCCCTGGCATGGAGTACTAACGGAAGCGACTATTGAATTATCGTTCATCAAGATGTTGATTGGAACACTGTTTTATTGCAAGGTGAAAACTCTTGTCCACATCTTTATTTGCTAGGCTAGGCAACGACGTACTTCTGTTGTTACCTTATTGAAGGTGGCGTCTACTGCTGGTCTTTGCAAGCAGGATGAAAACCCTTTTTCAGGCCAACTCCGCTAAACCTGACGATGAAAATTAACTTGGTTGTAGGTGTTAATTTTATTCTATTTTGTAACGGTTCGGTAGTGGTTTTCTTTGCTTTGTACTCTAGTTAATAATCAATAAGAACGGCCATGTGCACGTACAATGCAGACGCCGGGATTCAACCTCCTTTAGAAAAATCAACACTTGACACAATTAATTTCACTGGTGCCATGCATGTCAGTTGTCCTAAGGTATTTCTTTGCAATTGACACTGAAAAAAATAACGCGTTATAGCATCGCTAATAGCATGCTATAGTATATAAAGAATTATCTCGCTAAATAAATCAATGTACAATGCCTCGCTAATAGCACGCTATAGCGTGTTATAGCACGCTAATAGCATATTTTCAGAGGCCACgctatttttttcattttccaGATGAATCTGCTAGATCAAACTCTCCTGGCAATCAGCAGTGCCTGTGCGTGCCAACAACCCCATAAATTCATCAGGACAAGAGTCCGTGACCGATCTGGCGCCACAATGCCACAATTGGGAGAGTGGACCGCAGAAACATATACACCTAGCTGCATATTCATACTCTATTATCTCTTGTGCCGCGTGTTACTTCATAGCCTGTTGTGTCGTGTGTGGTCTATTTAAGCACTAGCTCATCACATCAACGAATTTCCAAAGCAACACATAGCAACCACACACTCATCAAGAGAACGGAACAGAGAAGGAAAGGGTCCGGGAGAGCGATGGCGGCTCAGGCAGACACCATTGAAGTTCCGACGGACGCTGAGTTGCTGCAGGCGCAGGCTGACCTGTGGCGCCACAGCCTCTACTACCTCTCGTCCATGGGGCTCCGGTGCGCCGTCCAGCTTGGGATCCCGACCACCATCCACCGCCTCGGCGGGTTCGCTTCGCTGCCCGACCTGATGGCTGAGCTGTCCCTTCCATCAGTAAAGATGCCGTTTCTCAGCCGGCTCATGCGCGTGCTCGTCGCGTCGGGGGTCTTCGCAGCCGACAAAGACTCCGAGTCCGGCGGGGAGCTCTACCGCCTCACCCCGCTGTCGCGCATCCTGGTGGACGGCGTCGACGCGGATGAGCACCACAGCCAAAAGTATTTCGTGCTTGGAGTGACCTCGCCGCATTGCGCGGAGGCTGCGTTGGGGCTGGCCGACTGGTTCAAGAAGGACCTTGAGCCACCAGTGCCGTCTCCTTTCGAGGACTTGCATGGCGCCCCAATCTTTGATGAGAGAACACCCCTCATGGATGAAGAGTTTGACGCCGTTGCCAACCAAGGCTTGGCTGCCCACGACAACCTGGGGATTGCAACCATACTTCGCGAGTGCGGTGACATCTTCAAGGGACTTGAGTCTCTGACTGACTGCTGTGGTGGCGATGGTACGACGGCGAGGGCTCTCGTCAAGGCTTACCCGCACATCAAGTGCACCGTGCTGGACCTTCCGAAGGTGATCGACAAAGCCCCAACTGATGGCGTCGTTTACTATGTTGCGGGTGACCTGTTCCACACCGTCCCATCTTCTCAAGCCGTGATGCTCAAGGTATATATAACATGACAAATTATGGGAAATTCTTACATTTTGGTCTCACAACTCGTAGAAGTCACACTTATCGATCTTTCATTCTTTGAACTTTACCTATTGTTGCAGCTTGTGCTACACTTTTGGAGCGACGAGGATTGTGTAAAAATCTTAACCCAGTGCAAGAAGGCCATTCCTCCACGCGACGAGGGAGGAAAGGTGATTATCATAGACATCGTGATTGGACCTTCCTTAGGACCAATAATGTTTGAAGCCCAACTCTTGATGGATATGCTCATGATGGTGAACACAAGAGGAGCCCAACGGAGTGAAAATGACTGGCGCAAGCTATTCGTGGAAGCAGGGTTCAAAGACTATAAAATTGTGAAGAAGCTGGGGGCTCGATGCGTTATCGAGGTCTACCCCTAAGATGTTGCGCTCTAAGGATATGAATAAAAGTGGTGCTTGTTTTTCTAAATGATAGCTTCATGGTTCTTATAAAGTAGCTCAAGTGTTTGAATCAGATGCCTTAAGATCAATGTAAAGTTCATTTAGAGAAGTACTAAAgcgcgctctctctctctctctctctctctctgtgtgtgtgtgtgtgtgtgtgtgtgtgttcagtTTTTACCATGTCGGTGTGTTTCAAGCCTCCAACAATGCTTTCTTGTTACTTGTCATGCATATTATGTATTGTTGGCACGTTctatttttatatcaataatgaTATTTTCTTCTTCAAATTAAATGCAAAAACAAGATACTAGAAGTCGACGAGGAAAATCTTTGTTTGATGGCACCAAATGTTCGTGGGCTGAAATCCTGAATTATGAAAATTATCCAGATTGAGGCAAAGAGTAATAAAATATTGAAATGATAGGATGTACACTTTTGGCAGCATGCAGGCGCAGAACCAGAAAAATTTGCCATTGGGTTCAGTCATTGACTTATTATAAGGATTTGGTACCGATAAATTAATTATAACTTCAAATCTATACCATCTCAAGAAGTGTTTGGCACTAAAACACAACATACATAATAGAGATATGACATCACCTATCACATATTataaggaaaggcatgtaaaggaagtcaccgagccagacacgattatgagccggctgggactctgtaggccaccagacgtcaacccgtgtatataaggggacgacccggtggcggcttagggcaagaaacaagagatcgagaacCAAGCCggatcgaaaccctagcaataccaacacaactagacgtaggcttttaccttcattgtaaggggccgaactagtataaaacctctcgtgtcctttgtcccgattaacccctttaagcttcctagttgcgatggccctacgactaagtcctttctctaggacatctgccgtgacaattccacgacacatattgtattgcaTTAAAAACTGAGAGAGTGCGAGACATACCAGTTGGATGACATTGAATGAAATGGAGAGCTGTTGAGCAAAGTAATGCACATAATAAAGTGAATAATATTGTAAAATATTTGCTTTCAATTGAACACACCATACATGTTGCTTTCCCCATCACACTATTGTCCTCTGACACACATGTTGCTTGCCCCATCATAATATTGTCCTCTGACATGTTTTATGCTTAATCAAATATTAGTGAATAATTTTTTAAGAGTAGCCTTGTGACAAATTGTTGATGTTTCCTTAACATGTTAGACTCCAACTAACCGTTCAATGATAAATCCTAGATTGCTAAAGTATTTCGAAAGAATTGTCATCTGCTCTTTGCCAGACACATCGGTAACCTCATCGATCAACAAACTGAATATATTACCTCTGATTTGTGCAGTAATATAATTCAAAATTTCTACATACTCATTTGGCAACATCTTTAACTCATAAGAAAACATAAATAGTAGGCAATATAAAGTCATGCACTTTGACAACGTCTAATGGGTGACCTTGAAGTGCTAACATCATTATCTAAATCTGATGATGAATATTTTTTTGAGGAAATAAAATTCGACAGCCTAGATCAATCAAAGTACATGGAATCACCGAATAACTAACTGGAAAACTATGGGCTACCAACCACGATATACACAATAGAGAGGAGATGTGATGAACTACAACCTCAAATTTGGTCTAGGGAGCCTTCCTGCTGCTGACCTGTCCTTGTCGCCTCATCTCTGTTGCTGGAGTATCGAGGCGAACGAGAGAATAGATCTGAGATTGGAGGGGGCGAAAAAAAACGCAAAAGGTCGTGCGGCCGGCGGCTGCCCTATACACGTACAGAAATAGAACAGCGACAGGAAGCCACGAACAGGCCTGTCAGGCTGGGACTGAGAGAATTTACATTGTGGGCTTTTGGGCTTCTCACCGAGCGTTTCATTCCAAGTTGATGGGTTCAGCCCTGATTTTGTATTGGGTTCATGCACATACTATATGTGTATTATACCCCTGGCCAGGCAAAGTCGTTGGGTTCAGCTGAACCCAACGCTCATACGCAGGCTCCGCCACTGGTAGCGTGAAAAGTGCATAAGATGACATTTCACCAAATCTTGTCTTTTTGTCCTTTTTTAAAACATGAGTACAATATGTGGACGCATCACACATGCATATGCAAACGACCACATGAATGTGGGAATGTATATGGTGCACGGGGACATTTGGTGCTACCCGTGCATCGGACCCCCGTTGCATATTTAAAGTTATACACAAAATATCTGAAAACAAATTAGTGCATTGACACAACATCATTGTATGTTGTCACAAAAATTGAAATCAAAATTTGAAGCATTGCTTGAGATACAAATTGACAAATTCGACACTGAATAGTACATAACACAAGTAGGGCTTCAGATTTGGCCCATTACCACATTCATGTCGAATTTGTCATTTTCGTGTCTCAAAGAAATGCCCCGGCGCACCAGATAAAATCACCATACTCACACAACATATACTGAAGATAAGAGTCTCTAGGCGACTTTAAATATATTTAACAAAATCCATGCACGTCTAGTTGCTGCCCATGGCTATGTTGCTTAGTTGAATTTATTGAACTTGAATGTTTAACTGCTTTAAGTGAAGTTCAACCTGGATTGAAGCTGAAAATTAATGAATTTAGCAGCCGGAAGTTATCTTGTTCGTGTGCACAGAACTTTGCCAAAATCTAGCCCCTCTCCAAAATATTTAGCGGCTTTGTTATTATTTCAGTATTATTTTCCTTTCATCTTTATGGATTGTGCGTATCATGTCTGTGCGAATGGCGATGCATTTGAGTCAATAAAACATACAACCAGCTCTGTTCTCCATCAATTCCGTTGTCTATATACTCCCTTCACAAGAACACATGAAGATTGAAATAACCAAACATGCATGTCACTCAGTGGTTGGATCTGACGAGGCCGAAGCTCTGCAGTGTTTAGACGGAGAGGTCGCAGAAGTCGGTGACAGTACCCTGGTGGGCCGTAAGCGTCGTCGGCAGCATGCTGATGGGCCAGAAATGGCAGAGACGACGGCGGGGGTGACTGCCTGATGGTGTGGACAATCAGGGCAGAACTGAAACACCCATCACGGAGATTTGGGGGATCGGGAACATCAATAGCCCACGCAGCAAGTGTCAGTTGTCTTCAACATTTTTTCTGCAAGGTTCTAGAAATAAGATCTGCGAGATCAGCCTCCCCAGGCAATCAATAGTGTCAACTACCAACAACCCCATTAATTAATAATGAAGATCTGATGAACGTAATTTTTTTCCGGGGTAAAAAGAGTTTATAAATCAAGCACCGAAGTAGTACTAAACATGTCTGCATTATATAGTTCAGGAACCTCGCCAGGCTCAGATCGAAGTCATACAGCAATGCGCTTCTCATTTCTACCGAAATTCGCTACGAAATGACTCCGAGTTTTGCTCTCTCCTAATGCGCTTGATTACAAACTCTCTTCCTTCAACCACATTAATTCATGAAGATCTGATGACAGTTCTGACGCCACATTACTACAATTGGGACAGTGGACCGTGTGTCGCGTGAGACTTGATTTGGGCTGCCTACACACTTCCATATTCATATTTTATTGTCTCGTGTGTCGCGTGTGACGTGTCACCTTTCGCTCCACAGCTAACCAAACTCTAATACCCACTCCTCTCGACAGGAGTAGGCTGGCAGCTATATATAAACACTTGCATGCTACGCAAAATCAGTCACACAGTCCTCACATAATTGAACACAGAaagggagagagagcaatggcgGCTCAGGCTGAGAGCATCGAGGTTCCCACGGACGCTGAGCTGCTGCAGGCACAGGCAGACCTGTGGCGTCACAGCCTCTATTACCTCACCTCAATGGCGCTCCGGTGTGTCGTCGACCTTGAGATCCCGACGGCCATCCACCGCCTTGGTGGGGTCGCCTCGCTGCCCGACCTGATGACCGCACTGTCCCTTCCCTCGGTTAAGATGCCATTTCTTGGCCGGGTCATGCGCGTGCTCGTCAACTCGGGCGTCTTCGCAGCCGACAACGAGTCCGAGCCCGGCATGGAGCTCTACCGCCTCACCCCGCTGTCCCGCGTTCTGGTGCACGGCGTCGTGGCGGATGAGCACCATAGCCAAAAGTATTTCGTGCTTGGTGTCACCTCACCGCACTACACGgaggcggcgctggggctggCAGACTGGTTCAAGAAGGACACCGAGCCACCGGTGCCGTCACCTTTCGAGGAGAAGTTCGGCGTGCCACTCTTGGATGAGAAAACTGCCCTCCTTGACGAAGAGCTCGACGACGTTGTCAACCAAGGCGTAGCTGCCCATGACAACCTGGGGATTGCCACCATACTCCGTGAGTGCGGTGACATCTTCAAGGGGCTTGAGTCCCTCACTGACTGCTGCGGTGGCGATGGTACGACGGCGAGGGCCCTCGTCAAGGCTTACCCTCACATTAAGTGCACTGTTCTAGACCTTCTGAAGGTGATTGACAAAGCCCCAGCCGATGGTGTCATCAACTATGTTGCGGGTGACCTGTTCCACACCGTCCCACCATCTCAAGCCGTGATGCTCAAGGTATGACATGACAAGCTACAACTCATAAAATTCAGGCTTATTCATATTTCATTGTTCAAAATTTACCTATTTTTGTAGCTTGTGCTACACTTTTGGAGCGATGAGGACTGTGTGAAAATCCTAGCCCAGTGCAGAAAGGCTATTCCTCCACGTGAGGAGGGAGGAAAGGTGATAATCATAGAGATTGTGGTTGGACCTTCCTTAGGGCCAGTAATGTTTGAAGCCCAACTTCTGATGGATATGCTCATGATGGTAAACACGAGGGGTGGCCAACGTGATGAAAAACACTGGTCCGAGCTATTCAAGAAAGCCGGATTCACGGACTACAAAATTGTGAAGAAATTGGGAGCTCGATCCGTCATCGAGGTCTACCCATAAGATGTTGTGCTTTAAAGGTGGGAATAAAGGAGGTGCTTATTTTTCTAAGGGAAAGTTCCACGGGTCTTGAAGTAGCTGAAGTATAAACATTAGTTGCTTTAAGGTCCATGTGGCGTTCGATTAGAAAAGTATTAAAGCACTTGGTATTTTCATTTGTATGTGTTTGCCATGCTGGTGTGCTCCAACAATGTCTGCTTGTAGTTTGTTGTCGTGCCTATCATGTATATGTCATATTCTATTACTATCTGTATCAATAATATCATTGGTTATATCATGCTAAGTGGAAAAATTGGAACTGCATGAATCACCTGGCTAGCAATCCACAATATGATAAAGTAGAAATAGGAG encodes:
- the LOC125553227 gene encoding probable O-methyltransferase 2, which translates into the protein MAAQADTIEVPTDAELLQAQADLWRHSLYYLSSMGLRCAVQLGIPTTIHRLGGFASLPDLMAELSLPSVKMPFLSRLMRVLVASGVFAADKDSESGGELYRLTPLSRILVDGVDADEHHSQKYFVLGVTSPHCAEAALGLADWFKKDLEPPVPSPFEDLHGAPIFDERTPLMDEEFDAVANQGLAAHDNLGIATILRECGDIFKGLESLTDCCGGDGTTARALVKAYPHIKCTVLDLPKVIDKAPTDGVVYYVAGDLFHTVPSSQAVMLKLVLHFWSDEDCVKILTQCKKAIPPRDEGGKVIIIDIVIGPSLGPIMFEAQLLMDMLMMVNTRGAQRSENDWRKLFVEAGFKDYKIVKKLGARCVIEVYP
- the LOC125553228 gene encoding probable O-methyltransferase 2; its protein translation is MAAQAESIEVPTDAELLQAQADLWRHSLYYLTSMALRCVVDLEIPTAIHRLGGVASLPDLMTALSLPSVKMPFLGRVMRVLVNSGVFAADNESEPGMELYRLTPLSRVLVHGVVADEHHSQKYFVLGVTSPHYTEAALGLADWFKKDTEPPVPSPFEEKFGVPLLDEKTALLDEELDDVVNQGVAAHDNLGIATILRECGDIFKGLESLTDCCGGDGTTARALVKAYPHIKCTVLDLLKVIDKAPADGVINYVAGDLFHTVPPSQAVMLKLVLHFWSDEDCVKILAQCRKAIPPREEGGKVIIIEIVVGPSLGPVMFEAQLLMDMLMMVNTRGGQRDEKHWSELFKKAGFTDYKIVKKLGARSVIEVYP